Proteins from one Impatiens glandulifera chromosome 2, dImpGla2.1, whole genome shotgun sequence genomic window:
- the LOC124926658 gene encoding crossover junction endonuclease MUS81, producing MNWQKRVVCPENEGLVTFIMQKRQEMTETPRGLSENIERSLNKAYSNVCLSKVPITTLKDLSQVKGVGKWILGIMKGFFASDCEMSDLDGKGKGKKTKGTRRYIPQKQSVAYALLLTLYRETTKGRDFMHKQELIDAAEASGFSRAPIRPELGKGKPGQMGRSPREWYSGWSCMKTLIDKGLVVKSSNPAKFMLSPEGQEVASECLSRSGLAESSVNLSTTEILNVDLSNVSEPELVCADSPVKVVKTNSGPRRHNKTNVPDEFLEKFGPMGFSKEQISRAFSEVMETSGKAELSSLWPAVLCCLKQEQVYGVPPMDKIMVDAGQVGGAAKKNTHPESSFCVPSQNIMSACSTDAPFTLRACSTSSPSLHDPNTVALVDNMNYLSIPPLRVGENFDDAYEVILILDDREKFAGPGSKHSSSIARIKTEFGIEIKVARLPVGDAIWVARHKRRKDEYILDFIVERKNVEDLRSSIRDNRYRDQKLRLLRCGLKKVIYVVEGDPNASEASDSIKTACFTTEISEGFDVQRTSGLGETLRKYGHLTRAIAEYYKRKLPDEHKTSSGVCPLYSEFIKRCHNLDKMTVSDLFGVQLMQIPQVTEEVAIAVLDLYPTVVSIARAYELIDGDLAGQEDMLRRQSNGAIGSTASRNIFRLIWGS from the exons ATGAACTGGCAGAAGAGGGTAGTGTGCCCTGAGAACGAGGGGCTGGTGACATTCATAATGCAGAAGCGTCAAGAGATGACAGAGACGCCGAGAGGTCTTTCTGAAAACATCGAAAGAAGTCTCAACAAAGCTTATTCCAATGTCTGTCTCTCCAAGGTGCCGATCACCACTCTCAAGGATTTGTCGCAGGTTAA GGGCGTAGGTAAATGGATATTGGGCATCATGAAAGGATTTTTTGCTAGTGATTGTGAGATGTCTGACCTTGATGGTAAAGGAAAAG GAAAGAAAACTAAAGGAACAAGGCGTTACATTCCCCAGAAGCAATCTGTGGCCTATGCATTATTGCTTACTCTTTACAG GGAGACAACAAAAGGCCGTGACTTTATGCATAAACAAGAGCTTATCGATGCTGCTGAAGCTAGTGGATTTTCTCGGGCGCCTATACG GCCAGAACTGGGAAAAGGAAAGCCTGGACAAATGGGAAGATCACCAAGGGAGTGGTATAGTGGATGGAGTTGCATGAAAACTTTGATAGATAAAGGACTGGTTGTGAAGTCAAGTAACCCTGCAAA GTTCATGCTATCGCCAGAGGGACAAGAAGTGGCTAGTGAATGTCTCTCTAGATCTGGTCTTGCTGAATCAAGTGTAAATTTATCAACCACAGAGATCCTAAATGTTGATTTGAGTAACGTGTCAGAGCCAGAGCTTGTTTGTGCCGATTCACCTGTAAAAGTGGTGAAGACTAATTCTGGTcctagaagacataataaaACTAATGTTCCTGACGAGTTTCTTGAGAAG TTTGGACCCATGGGGTTCTCTAAGGAACAAATTAGTCGTGCCTTTTCTGAAGTAATGGAGACTTCTGGGAAAGCGGAATTATCGTCTCTCTGGCCAGCTGTTCTCTGTTGCCTTAAACAAGAGCAAGTTTATGGTGTCCCACCGATGGACAAGATAATGGTGGATGCTG GTCAAGTGGGAGGTGCCGCCAAGAAGAATACTCACCCTGAATCTAGTTTTTGTGTTCCTTCACAAAACATAATGTCTGCTTGTTCTACTGATGCTCCTTTCACCTTGAGAGCTTGTTCAACAAGT AGTCCTTCATTGCATGATCCAAACACGGTTGCCTTGGTGgataatatgaattatttatcaATACCACCTTTGAGAGTTGGAGAGAACTTTGATGATGCTTATGAAGTAATATTGATATTGGATGATAGAGAGAAGTTTGCAGGTCCAGG GTCTAAGCATAGTAGTAGTATAGCGAGAATTAAAACTGAATTTGGCATCGAAATAAAG GTGGCACGTTTGCCAGTTGGTGACGCAATCTGGGTAGCTCGTCATAAACGTCGTAAAGATGAATacattcttgattttattgttGAGAGGAAGAATGTGGAGGATTTGCGCAGCTCCATAAGAGATAACCGTTACCGTGACCAGAAGCTGCGACTTTTG AGATGCGGGCTCAAGAAGGTGATATATGTTGTGGAAGGAGATCCAAATGCTTCTGAAGCTTCTGACAGTATCAAGACAGC TTGCTTTACAACGGAGATTTCGGAAGGCTTTGATGTGCAGAGAACAAGCGGTTTGGGTGAGACTCTAAGGAAATATGGGCATCTAACTCGTGCCATAGCTGAATACTACAAAAGAAAACTACCGGATGAGCACAAGACCTCTTCTGGTGTCTGTCCTCTTTATTCTGAATTTATAAAGAGGTGTCACAACTTGGATAAGATGACAGTCAGCGACTTATTCGGTGTCCAACTAATGCAG ATACCACAAGTGACAGAGGAGGTTGCAATTGCTGTTCTGGATTTATACCCAACCGTAGTATCTATAGCTCGGGCGTATGAGCTCATT gacGGAGATCTTGCAGGTCAAGAAGATATGCTGAGGCGGCAGAGTAATGGGGCGATTGGCAGCACTGCCAGTCGCAATATTTTTCGGCTGATTTGGGGCAGTTGA